One genomic segment of Candidatus Omnitrophota bacterium includes these proteins:
- a CDS encoding potassium transporter TrkG, with translation MIKTLKYINAFFIQLPGIKQVTYGYLFYIGIGWLLLCLPWSQVKNDVSPLDNLFVSASAISTTGLSPVSVSDSYTFFGQLVVLALIQFGGIGYMTVGSFIILIRKQSLPESRVDVSQKVFSLPAGFKMEKFIFSVIYFTLLIELVGAVALYYVFQTLQAPLPLWSAVFHSVSSFCTAGFGLYNNSFESYGGSVRLNAVIAALSYAGAIGFIVFVDIWRCVKGSVKSITLTSKIILHATFWISIIGTILLFVAEPSFQTLPAEKRWLASFFQAMTAMTTVGFNTMPIGMLSKASLLLIIILMVIGASPSGTGGGLKSTTFSAIIGIMKSAIRGSSEVTFWGRAIPIDRLMTATATLGFYSALLITGVYLLSLTESFKFEEIFFEAASALGTVGLSTGITASLSHLGKLIIIFLMYAGRLGALTFGMAFFLRDRSFQSIEEDLAV, from the coding sequence ATGATAAAAACTCTGAAGTACATTAATGCTTTTTTCATCCAATTGCCCGGCATAAAACAAGTAACGTATGGATATTTATTCTATATCGGGATTGGTTGGCTTCTTTTGTGTTTGCCTTGGTCGCAAGTTAAGAATGACGTGTCCCCTCTGGACAACCTTTTCGTTTCCGCTTCCGCCATATCCACAACGGGGCTTTCCCCCGTGTCTGTATCCGATAGTTATACTTTTTTTGGTCAATTGGTGGTTTTAGCGTTGATTCAATTTGGCGGAATTGGATATATGACGGTCGGCTCTTTTATTATTCTGATCCGCAAACAATCCCTGCCGGAAAGCCGAGTGGACGTATCGCAAAAGGTGTTTTCGCTGCCAGCTGGTTTTAAAATGGAAAAGTTCATCTTCAGCGTGATCTATTTCACTTTGTTGATCGAACTCGTCGGCGCCGTAGCGCTCTATTATGTTTTTCAAACGTTGCAAGCGCCCTTGCCTTTATGGAGCGCCGTTTTTCACAGCGTTTCGTCTTTTTGCACGGCGGGATTCGGCCTCTACAACAACAGTTTCGAATCCTATGGCGGAAGCGTACGGCTGAACGCCGTCATCGCCGCACTCAGTTACGCGGGCGCCATTGGCTTTATTGTATTTGTCGATATTTGGCGCTGCGTAAAAGGCAGCGTGAAAAGCATCACCTTGACCAGCAAGATCATATTGCACGCTACGTTTTGGATTTCCATCATTGGAACTATTCTGTTATTTGTAGCCGAACCAAGTTTTCAAACTCTTCCAGCGGAAAAACGATGGCTGGCTTCCTTTTTCCAAGCCATGACGGCCATGACCACCGTCGGTTTCAACACGATGCCCATCGGTATGCTGTCCAAAGCGTCGCTCCTGCTCATTATCATTCTGATGGTGATCGGCGCTTCCCCTTCGGGGACGGGAGGTGGATTGAAATCGACGACGTTCAGCGCCATCATCGGAATCATGAAAAGCGCCATACGAGGTTCGTCTGAAGTGACTTTTTGGGGACGAGCGATTCCTATCGATCGTTTGATGACGGCCACCGCGACGTTAGGTTTTTACTCTGCGTTGCTGATTACGGGCGTTTATCTGCTTTCTTTAACGGAATCTTTTAAATTCGAGGAAATATTTTTCGAAGCCGCTTCCGCCCTAGGCACGGTAGGATTGAGTACGGGGATTACGGCTTCGCTGTCGCATTTGGGGAAACTGATTATTATTTTCTTGATGTACGCCGGGCGGTTGGGCGCGTTGACGTTCGGCATGGCCTTCTTCCTGCGGGATCGCTCGTTCCAAAGCATCGAAGAGGACCTGGCCGTATGA
- a CDS encoding prepilin-type N-terminal cleavage/methylation domain-containing protein, which translates to MKKRLYGFTLIELLIVVAIIGILSAIAVPNFLNAQLRAKVARVNAELRSIRTAMEMYRMDNNQYLRREVINRNDELALLTTPIAYISFIPRDPFSDPINFKGDTSITLHAGYYVFENFDQEPGFVKGVPLYNDCWIRGAKYSVLSVGPDGREGFNNGAAYRIFPYEASNGLRSSGDIVTTGPVEPGSVY; encoded by the coding sequence ATGAAAAAGAGGCTGTATGGTTTTACCTTAATCGAATTATTGATCGTCGTCGCCATCATCGGCATCTTGTCCGCCATTGCGGTTCCCAATTTTTTAAACGCTCAGCTGCGGGCCAAAGTCGCCCGAGTCAATGCGGAGTTGCGTTCCATCCGTACGGCGATGGAAATGTACCGCATGGACAATAACCAATACTTGCGCCGCGAGGTCATCAACCGCAACGATGAACTGGCCCTTCTGACCACGCCGATCGCTTATATCTCCTTCATCCCCCGCGATCCCTTTTCCGATCCTATCAATTTTAAAGGGGACACGTCCATCACGCTGCACGCTGGATACTACGTCTTTGAAAATTTCGACCAGGAACCAGGATTCGTCAAAGGAGTTCCTTTGTATAACGATTGCTGGATTCGCGGCGCCAAATATTCCGTCCTGAGCGTCGGCCCCGATGGCCGCGAAGGATTCAATAATGGCGCGGCCTACCGCATTTTCCCCTACGAGGCTTCAAATGGTTTGCGCAGTTCCGGCGATATCGTAACGACGGGACCCGTCGAGCCGGGCAGCGTTTATTAA
- a CDS encoding SagB/ThcOx family dehydrogenase encodes MRPKIFLANLLSMIALSLIPLSLYAEEKKETPQKIQLPKAITKGKASLEEILWQRQSIRSFTPEVPKWEIVGQLLWAAQGINRPDQNRRTVPSAGATYPLELYVILPSGIYHYLPEEHAVVSILSGDQREKFTKESLAPGNVYGSPCIFVIAAVFERTAIKYKEEAVRYVHLEAGHAAQNLLLQATALGLGAVPIGSVVSSEEQKIMGLQPEEKPVYIVAAGYPK; translated from the coding sequence ATGCGACCGAAAATCTTCTTGGCCAACTTACTATCGATGATCGCCCTAAGTTTGATTCCGTTATCGCTCTATGCGGAAGAAAAAAAAGAAACGCCGCAGAAAATTCAACTGCCCAAAGCAATAACCAAAGGCAAAGCCTCCCTGGAAGAAATCCTTTGGCAACGCCAATCGATTCGCTCCTTCACGCCGGAAGTTCCCAAATGGGAAATCGTGGGACAACTCCTCTGGGCGGCGCAGGGAATCAACCGTCCGGATCAAAATCGCCGCACCGTCCCCTCCGCCGGGGCGACCTATCCCTTGGAACTATACGTAATTCTCCCCAGCGGAATCTATCACTACCTTCCCGAAGAGCACGCCGTCGTCTCGATTCTTTCTGGAGACCAACGGGAGAAATTCACCAAGGAAAGCCTGGCGCCAGGCAATGTCTACGGCTCCCCTTGCATCTTCGTCATCGCAGCTGTATTCGAGCGAACGGCGATAAAATACAAAGAAGAAGCGGTGCGCTACGTCCACCTCGAAGCGGGACACGCCGCCCAGAATCTCCTTCTCCAAGCCACGGCATTGGGCCTTGGCGCCGTACCGATAGGATCGGTCGTTTCGTCCGAAGAACAAAAAATCATGGGACTACAACCGGAGGAAAAACCCGTCTATATTGTCGCCGCGGGATACCCTAAGTGA
- a CDS encoding ABC transporter permease, whose protein sequence is MVLIKHVREVKLGIKNLLLHKLRSFLTMLGVVFGVGSVIAMLAVGEGASKEALDRIRKLGSHNIIISSAKSIEEESMTNVRIMMSIYGLLYDDERRIHECFPHVKRTVPVKEIRKEGRLGERAMELRVVGTTPIWFDLVQRPITAGRILVQRDLDDHANVVVLTEHGVRKLLAAKGTIGQTLRLGGDYFEVIGIVQNAGTVGGDVQTPDQEIDAYIPIDVAQERYGDIFARTVAGSQSREMVELHQIIVEVDSTDNVEAVAAGIERMLKQFHKKVDYKVNVPLALLRQAEETKRTFNIVLGSIAGISLLVGGIGIMNIMLASVTERTREIGIRRAIGAKKKQIVTQFLIETVVLSTTGGLIGMGMGILIPLLITFFAEMPTVVNAFSLILSLGISMAVGIIFGIYPAIRAANLDPIEALRHE, encoded by the coding sequence ATGGTACTCATCAAACACGTCCGGGAAGTCAAACTCGGAATTAAAAATCTGTTGCTTCACAAATTACGCTCGTTTCTCACGATGTTGGGAGTGGTTTTCGGCGTCGGCAGCGTGATCGCCATGCTGGCCGTGGGCGAAGGGGCCAGCAAGGAAGCGCTCGACCGCATCCGTAAATTGGGAAGCCACAACATTATCATCTCTTCGGCCAAGTCGATCGAAGAAGAATCCATGACCAATGTCCGCATCATGATGAGCATCTACGGCTTGCTCTACGACGACGAAAGGCGCATTCACGAATGTTTTCCCCACGTTAAGCGAACGGTTCCGGTAAAAGAAATCCGCAAAGAGGGACGATTGGGCGAACGCGCTATGGAATTGCGGGTAGTAGGTACGACTCCCATCTGGTTCGATTTGGTGCAACGGCCTATCACGGCGGGAAGAATATTAGTGCAGCGGGACCTCGACGACCACGCCAACGTCGTCGTGTTGACGGAGCACGGCGTCCGCAAATTGTTGGCCGCGAAAGGAACCATCGGCCAGACGCTGCGATTGGGCGGCGATTATTTCGAAGTGATCGGCATCGTCCAAAACGCTGGAACCGTCGGCGGCGACGTTCAAACTCCCGATCAGGAAATCGACGCGTATATTCCGATCGACGTAGCCCAAGAACGATATGGCGACATCTTCGCGCGAACCGTCGCCGGCTCGCAATCGCGAGAAATGGTCGAATTGCATCAAATCATCGTCGAAGTGGATTCCACCGATAACGTCGAAGCCGTCGCCGCCGGAATCGAAAGAATGCTGAAGCAATTCCACAAAAAAGTCGATTATAAAGTCAACGTGCCGTTAGCCTTGCTGCGGCAGGCCGAAGAAACCAAGCGGACCTTCAATATCGTGCTGGGTTCGATCGCGGGCATCAGCCTGCTCGTCGGCGGCATCGGCATTATGAACATCATGTTGGCGTCGGTTACGGAACGGACGCGGGAAATTGGAATCCGGCGCGCGATCGGCGCCAAGAAAAAACAAATCGTCACTCAATTTCTCATCGAAACCGTCGTTCTCTCTACGACGGGAGGGCTGATCGGAATGGGTATGGGAATCTTAATACCCCTTCTGATTACTTTCTTCGCGGAAATGCCGACGGTCGTCAACGCTTTTAGTTTGATTCTATCGCTGGGCATCAGCATGGCCGTAGGCATCATCTTCGGAATCTACCCGGCAATTCGCGCGGCGAATCTCGATCCCATCGAAGCGCTTCGGCACGAATAA
- a CDS encoding ABC transporter ATP-binding protein encodes MNSFPSNGAAAQLENVKKVYHMGTQIVQALDGVTILFQTGSFWAILGPSGSGKSTMLNLLGCLDRPTSGRYWLSGHDVSALDDDQLSDMRLKHLGFIFQSFNLIPQSTVEENIQLPLYYKGWEMEESAEKARALAKLVGLEERLNHRPMELSGGQQQRVAIARSLANDPAILLADEPTGNLDSHTSVEIMNLLRELNEQGKTIIMVTHERDIAEYAKSRLHMRDGKIERIEGKE; translated from the coding sequence ATGAATTCTTTTCCATCCAACGGCGCGGCGGCGCAGCTGGAAAACGTTAAAAAAGTCTACCATATGGGGACGCAAATCGTTCAAGCGCTAGACGGAGTAACCATATTGTTTCAAACGGGCAGCTTCTGGGCGATTCTAGGCCCCAGCGGTTCGGGCAAAAGCACGATGCTCAATCTTCTCGGCTGCCTCGACCGCCCGACGTCGGGACGATATTGGCTAAGCGGACATGACGTAAGCGCCCTTGACGACGATCAACTGAGCGATATGCGTCTCAAGCATTTAGGATTTATTTTTCAAAGTTTCAACTTGATTCCCCAATCCACCGTCGAGGAAAACATCCAGTTGCCTCTTTATTATAAGGGATGGGAAATGGAAGAGAGCGCCGAAAAAGCGCGCGCGTTGGCCAAACTTGTCGGTTTGGAAGAACGGTTGAACCATCGTCCGATGGAGTTGTCCGGCGGGCAGCAGCAGCGGGTGGCGATCGCCAGGTCTCTCGCAAACGATCCCGCCATTCTTTTGGCCGACGAACCCACCGGCAACCTCGATTCCCACACCAGCGTGGAGATCATGAACCTGCTTCGGGAACTGAACGAACAAGGCAAAACCATCATCATGGTCACGCACGAAAGAGACATCGCGGAATACGCCAAGAGCCGCCTTCACATGAGAGACGGGAAAATCGAGCGCATCGAGGGTAAGGAATAA
- a CDS encoding efflux RND transporter periplasmic adaptor subunit produces MNAQPNLSKKGILSRQSFWFVIVALAAVAGISYATINNRLQENPLRNQPTYEVQQGPLTISVDVAGTIQARNKEIIKNELEGSSTILFIIPEGNRVKTGDILVELDVSNLIDQRVDQEIKVQNAEAAFINARENLAIVESQAQSDIDKADLVFEFAKQDLRKYLEGEFPKLEKESLSMIKQREEELNLAQEKVKWSKILFDQKYLSQSELQTDVLSATRIQIQKDLAQTDLELLQQFTYKRQIAQLVSDVSQADMALERTKRQANANIVQASAALQAKISEYQQEQNKLQKINDQIGKAVIKAPMDGLVVYATSVQMGRRMFGGNDQPLQEGRQVREREELIHLPTTSSYMAEVKLQESSLEKVRIGMPVRITVDAVPGKVFTGKVATIAPLPNAQSIFMNPDLKVYDSQVFIDGNGDELRSGMGCEAAIIVDYFEDAVYVPIPAVLRIGDKFSVYVAKENQWEQRTVELGLDNNRLAQIKSGLKKGEIVWTNPPLSSAEVSGEDRFKNADDIPQILKEAKENQAANPLPQPGSEMGRPSQPGADQAMPGMDGANSGRRSGGGRTGGGRPDFENMTPEQREQMRQRFQNRQPGEGQPGGGQMGGGQMGGGRPDFQNMTPEQREQMRQRFQNMSQEERDAMRQRSQQNGGQPPRRGGQEQAPQQGGSESQ; encoded by the coding sequence ATGAACGCGCAACCCAATCTATCGAAAAAAGGAATTTTGAGCCGCCAATCCTTCTGGTTCGTCATCGTCGCCTTAGCCGCCGTCGCGGGGATCAGTTACGCCACCATCAACAATCGTCTGCAGGAGAATCCCCTCCGCAACCAACCGACGTACGAAGTGCAGCAAGGACCGCTCACCATCAGCGTCGATGTGGCGGGAACCATTCAAGCGCGCAACAAGGAAATCATCAAAAACGAACTGGAAGGATCGAGCACGATCCTCTTCATCATTCCCGAAGGAAACCGCGTCAAAACCGGCGACATCCTGGTTGAATTGGACGTCAGCAATTTGATCGACCAGAGAGTCGATCAGGAAATCAAAGTGCAAAACGCCGAGGCCGCTTTTATCAATGCGCGGGAGAATCTGGCGATCGTGGAAAGCCAGGCGCAAAGCGATATCGACAAGGCGGATTTAGTCTTTGAATTCGCCAAACAAGATTTGAGGAAATATCTTGAGGGCGAATTCCCCAAATTGGAAAAAGAATCTCTCTCCATGATCAAACAACGGGAAGAAGAACTGAATCTGGCGCAAGAAAAAGTCAAATGGTCGAAGATTTTATTCGATCAAAAATATCTGTCTCAGTCCGAATTGCAAACGGACGTACTCTCGGCTACTCGAATTCAAATTCAAAAAGATTTAGCTCAAACCGATTTGGAACTTCTTCAACAATTCACTTACAAACGGCAAATCGCACAATTGGTCAGCGACGTTTCCCAAGCGGATATGGCTTTGGAAAGAACCAAACGGCAAGCGAACGCCAATATCGTACAAGCCTCGGCGGCGCTGCAAGCGAAAATATCCGAATACCAGCAAGAACAAAACAAGTTGCAGAAAATCAACGATCAGATTGGCAAAGCCGTCATCAAGGCGCCTATGGACGGTTTGGTTGTTTACGCCACCAGCGTGCAAATGGGGCGGCGCATGTTCGGCGGCAACGATCAACCTCTGCAGGAAGGACGGCAGGTTCGCGAACGGGAAGAACTGATTCACTTGCCGACTACTTCCTCCTATATGGCGGAAGTGAAGCTTCAGGAATCCAGTCTGGAAAAAGTCCGCATTGGCATGCCCGTCCGCATCACGGTGGACGCCGTACCCGGAAAAGTATTTACGGGCAAAGTAGCTACGATCGCTCCGCTGCCTAACGCCCAGAGCATCTTCATGAATCCCGATCTAAAAGTATACGACTCCCAGGTTTTCATCGATGGCAATGGAGACGAATTGCGCAGCGGCATGGGCTGCGAGGCGGCTATTATCGTCGACTATTTTGAAGACGCCGTGTATGTCCCTATTCCCGCCGTATTGCGCATCGGAGATAAATTCTCCGTGTATGTGGCCAAAGAGAATCAATGGGAACAACGCACGGTCGAATTGGGGCTGGATAACAACCGGCTTGCCCAAATTAAGAGCGGTTTGAAAAAAGGAGAGATCGTATGGACGAATCCTCCGCTTTCTTCCGCGGAGGTATCCGGAGAAGATCGTTTCAAAAACGCCGACGATATTCCGCAAATTCTAAAGGAAGCCAAAGAAAATCAAGCCGCCAATCCATTACCCCAGCCAGGATCGGAGATGGGACGTCCTTCGCAGCCGGGAGCGGATCAAGCCATGCCCGGTATGGATGGCGCAAACTCGGGACGGCGTTCGGGAGGAGGACGTACCGGCGGCGGGAGGCCCGATTTTGAGAACATGACTCCTGAACAACGCGAACAGATGCGGCAACGCTTCCAAAATCGGCAACCAGGCGAGGGACAACCGGGAGGCGGTCAAATGGGCGGCGGTCAGATGGGCGGCGGCAGGCCTGATTTTCAAAACATGACCCCTGAACAACGCGAACAGATGCGCCAGCGCTTCCAAAATATGTCGCAGGAAGAACGAGACGCGATGCGGCAGCGATCCCAACAAAACGGGGGACAACCTCCGCGCCGAGGCGGCCAGGAACAAGCTCCCCAGCAAGGCGGTTCCGAATCCCAATGA
- a CDS encoding TolC family protein, giving the protein MRKHTLFKLISFGIGAMMLAGCSSPGKYREKLDQTAYKIIEQKQMEALGRIEPFSLESPEESLRKKLMLDQMLPYSSPASLSAKDIEAIPFWPKDDYWKAQPAISHATLSYASEPLRLKLLDALQVAAKNNQEYRSRKEDVFLAALNLDLTRDRYRNTFSGSLSNSIESNLGGNKTTNTFTNSESGGFSRQLLNGVGLSARIGFDLIKMLNPFDKTDIDASGDASITIPLLRGSGKHIFAENLTQAERNAVYAIYTFERYKRTFAVSIASEYLSVLQAIDQIDNAEANYQRSITYTRLMRRQADAGKKSPIEVDQTIQDELSARNGWISAQISYQNRLDSLKMSLGLPPDANIELDGEELTRLTESTKSISQSSGIDAMEKEVPAADAPVELRPLTQENAGPMELDVDAAIQLALDNRLDLRASIGRVYDAQRKLVVAADDLRAELTLLGSAKSGGDLNFEKGRYNALLTLDLPIERTQEIKTYRERILDLEQASRDLQDTEDSIKLSIRSRLRTLQDARASLQIQAQAVNLAQRRVTSTNLSLQAGRVIIRDVLEAQRALLSSQNSLTSAMVRYRIAELELQRDLDVLLVDENGMWKEYSPQELKK; this is encoded by the coding sequence TTGCGCAAACATACTCTATTTAAACTGATCTCCTTCGGGATAGGCGCAATGATGCTGGCCGGTTGTTCCTCTCCCGGAAAATACCGGGAAAAATTGGATCAAACGGCCTACAAAATCATCGAGCAAAAACAAATGGAAGCCCTGGGCCGCATCGAACCGTTCTCTCTCGAATCGCCTGAAGAATCCTTGCGGAAAAAATTGATGCTCGATCAAATGCTGCCTTACAGTTCGCCGGCGTCATTGAGCGCCAAGGATATCGAGGCTATTCCTTTTTGGCCTAAAGACGATTATTGGAAAGCGCAGCCAGCGATTTCCCATGCCACTCTATCCTACGCCAGCGAACCGCTGCGATTGAAACTTTTGGATGCGCTGCAAGTCGCTGCTAAAAACAATCAGGAGTATCGATCGAGAAAAGAAGACGTTTTCCTGGCGGCGCTCAATCTCGATCTGACGCGCGACCGTTACCGGAATACCTTCTCCGGTTCGCTGAGCAACTCCATCGAATCCAACTTAGGCGGCAATAAAACAACCAACACTTTTACGAACTCGGAATCGGGCGGATTCTCCCGTCAATTGTTGAACGGCGTGGGACTCTCCGCCAGAATCGGCTTCGATCTGATTAAAATGCTGAATCCCTTCGACAAAACGGACATCGATGCTTCGGGAGACGCCTCGATCACTATTCCCCTGTTGCGCGGTTCGGGAAAACACATCTTCGCGGAAAATTTAACCCAAGCCGAACGCAATGCCGTCTATGCCATCTACACTTTCGAGCGATACAAACGTACTTTTGCGGTTTCCATCGCCTCGGAATATCTATCGGTTTTGCAGGCCATCGATCAAATCGACAACGCCGAAGCCAATTATCAACGCTCCATCACCTACACCCGGCTCATGCGCCGCCAAGCCGATGCGGGGAAAAAATCGCCGATCGAAGTCGATCAAACCATCCAAGACGAATTAAGCGCCCGCAACGGATGGATCAGCGCCCAGATATCTTATCAAAACCGGTTGGATTCTTTAAAAATGTCCTTGGGATTGCCGCCCGATGCGAATATTGAACTCGATGGGGAAGAACTGACGCGGTTGACCGAATCGACGAAGTCCATCTCGCAAAGCAGCGGCATAGATGCGATGGAAAAAGAAGTGCCCGCCGCAGATGCTCCCGTCGAGCTGCGTCCGTTGACGCAAGAAAACGCCGGTCCTATGGAATTGGACGTCGATGCGGCCATCCAACTGGCTCTGGATAACCGGCTCGATTTGCGCGCCTCCATCGGAAGAGTCTACGATGCGCAACGAAAATTGGTGGTGGCGGCGGACGATTTGCGAGCGGAATTGACGTTATTGGGAAGCGCTAAAAGCGGCGGCGATCTCAACTTCGAAAAAGGAAGATATAATGCTTTATTGACGCTGGATTTGCCCATCGAACGAACCCAGGAAATCAAAACCTACCGGGAACGCATCTTAGACCTGGAACAAGCATCTCGCGATTTGCAGGATACGGAAGATTCCATCAAATTGAGCATTCGCAGCCGATTGCGCACTTTGCAAGACGCCCGAGCCAGCCTGCAAATTCAAGCGCAAGCCGTAAATCTAGCCCAGCGACGCGTAACTAGCACCAATCTTTCGCTGCAAGCAGGACGGGTCATCATCCGCGACGTGTTGGAAGCGCAACGGGCGTTGCTCTCGTCGCAAAACTCGCTGACGTCGGCTATGGTTCGTTACCGCATAGCCGAATTGGAATTGCAGCGCGATCTCGATGTTTTGCTCGTCGACGAAAATGGAATGTGGAAAGAATATTCTCCCCAGGAGTTAAAAAAATGA
- a CDS encoding metal ABC transporter permease — protein MDALQDFSQLLSHDFAQYPFLQRTLLAALLIGFSCSLLSVFVNAKRMAFLGQGISFAALPGLALGLWLYPALSAPDTKVYAIALGFCFAAAWLMAWTSRKETISEDAAIGVYFCVSMVLGQIFLAQRNGGEQIVDIAPYLFGSLASVSAQELYWLAGIAAAVLLAILFLYKEFFAFCFDPQYAALTGVPIRFLHYLLFFLLTAAAVFSVKAAGMVLVTSLLILPGACAALTARRFANLFPIALVIGLVSSAAGVIAADRIALKLPPSLFVISILFGVFFLLSLLNRRKTA, from the coding sequence ATGGATGCTCTTCAAGATTTTTCTCAACTTCTATCTCATGATTTTGCGCAATATCCCTTTCTGCAACGGACGCTCTTGGCCGCATTGCTGATCGGCTTTTCGTGCTCTCTTCTTTCCGTATTCGTCAATGCGAAGCGGATGGCGTTCCTTGGGCAAGGGATTAGTTTCGCCGCACTGCCCGGCCTGGCTTTGGGACTATGGCTTTATCCCGCCCTCTCCGCTCCGGATACGAAAGTCTACGCCATCGCATTGGGCTTCTGTTTCGCAGCGGCTTGGCTTATGGCCTGGACCAGCCGCAAGGAAACGATTTCCGAGGATGCCGCCATTGGCGTCTATTTCTGCGTCAGCATGGTTCTCGGACAAATATTTCTGGCGCAACGAAATGGCGGAGAACAAATTGTGGATATCGCTCCCTATCTGTTCGGAAGTCTGGCTTCCGTCAGCGCGCAGGAGCTTTACTGGCTGGCAGGCATCGCCGCCGCCGTCTTGCTTGCGATTCTCTTCCTATATAAGGAATTCTTCGCTTTCTGCTTCGATCCGCAATACGCCGCGCTTACCGGGGTTCCCATCCGTTTTCTGCATTATCTTTTATTCTTTCTCTTAACGGCCGCCGCCGTTTTCTCCGTCAAAGCGGCGGGGATGGTACTCGTTACTTCTTTGTTGATCCTGCCCGGCGCCTGCGCCGCCCTGACAGCGAGACGTTTTGCAAACCTGTTCCCTATCGCTCTCGTCATAGGCCTGGTCTCGTCGGCGGCGGGCGTCATCGCCGCGGACCGGATCGCCCTTAAGCTGCCGCCCTCCTTGTTCGTCATTTCGATTCTATTCGGCGTCTTTTTCCTACTCTCGCTTTTGAATCGGCGGAAAACGGCGTGA